A DNA window from Jaculus jaculus isolate mJacJac1 chromosome 1, mJacJac1.mat.Y.cur, whole genome shotgun sequence contains the following coding sequences:
- the Dlc1 gene encoding rho GTPase-activating protein 7 isoform X4 yields the protein MILTQIEAKEACDWLRATGFPQYAQLYEDFLFPIDISLVKREHDFLDRDAIEALCRRLNTLNKCAVMKLEISPHRKRSEDSDEDEPCAISGKWTFQRDSKRWSRLEEFDVFSPRQDPIPGSPDDSHLQNATSHESMLTELSERQEVSSVRSLSSSSSAPTHVPHGGDAATPRTNSVISICSSSHFLGNDDSFCSLPSPKELSSFSFSMKGHEKNTKSKTRSLLKRMESLKLKGSHHSKHKAPSKLGLVISGPVLQQGMDEEKLKQLNCVQISALNGNHINMPMVRKRSVSNSTQTSSSSSQSETSSAVSTPSPVTRTRSLSTCNKRVGMYLEGFDPFNQSTFNSVMEQNFKNRDYPEDTVFYIPEDHKPGTFPKALSNSSFCPSGNNSSVNWRTGSFHGPGHLSLRRENSNDNPKELKRRNSSSSMSSRLSIYDNVPGSILYSSSGDLADLENEDIFPELDDILYHVKGMQRIVNQWSEKFSDEGDSDSALDSVSPCPSSPKQIHLDVDNDRTTPSDLDSTGNSLNEPEEPTDIPERRDSGVGASLTRCNRHRLRWHSFQSSHRPSLNSVSLQINCQSVAQMNLLQKYSLLKLTALLEKYTPSNKHGFSWAVPKFMKRIKVPDYKDRSVFGVPLTVNVQRSGQPLPQSIQQAMRYLRNHCLDQVGLFRKSGVKSRIQALRQMNESTTDCVNYEGQSAYDVADMLKQYFRDLPEPLMTNKLSETFLQIYQYVPKDQRLQAIKAAIMLLPDENREVLQTLLYFLSDVTAAVKENQMTPTNLAVCLAPSLFHLNTLKRENSSPRVMQRKQSLGKPDQKDLNENLAATQGLAHMIAECKKLFQVPEEMSRCRNSYTEQELKPLTLEALGHLNNDESADYKHFLQDCVDGLFKEVKEKFKGWVSYSTSEQAELSYKKVSEGPPLRLWRSTIEVPATPEEILKRLLKEQHLWDVDLLDSKVIEILDSQTEIYQYVQNSMAPHPARDFVVLRTWRTNLPKGACALLLTSVDHDRAPVAGVRVNVLLSRYLIEPCGSGKSKLTYMCRADLRGHMPEWYTKSFGHLCAAEVVKIRDSFSNQNTETRDTESR from the exons AGTGAGGATTCAGACGAAGATGAACCTTGTGCAATAAGCGGCAAATGGACTTTCCAAAGGGATAGCAAGAGGTGGTCCCGGCTTGAGGAgtttgatgtcttttctccaaggcAGGATCCAATCCCTGGGTCTCCAGATGATTCCCACCTGCAGAACGCCACCAGCCACGAAAGCATGCTGACAGAGCTCAGCGAGCGCCAGGAGGTGTCTTCTGTCCgcagcctcagcagcagcagcagtgcccCCACACACGTGCCTCACGGTGGGGATGCTGCCACGCCCCGGACTAACTCTGTCATCAGCATCTGCTCCTCCAGCCACTTTCTAGGCAATGATGACTCTTTCTGCAGTCTTCCTTCTCCCAAGGAACTGTCAAGCTTTAGCTTTAGTATGAAAGGCCATGAGAAAAACACCAAGTCCAAGACACGAAGCCTGCTGAAACGGATGGAGAGCTTAAAGCTCAAGGGCTCCCATcacagcaagcacaaggccccCTCTAAGCTGGGACTGGTCATCAGTGGGCCGGTTCTGCAGCAGGGGATGGATGAGGAGAAGCTGAAACAGCTGAACTGTGTGCAGATTTCAGCCCTCAATGGCAACCACATCAACATGCCCATGGTACGCAAGAGGAGCGTGTCCAATTCCACGCAGACCAGTAGTAGCAGCAGCCAGTCAGAGACAAGTAGTGCCGTTAGCACACCCAGCCCTGTCACTAGGACTCGCAGCCTTAGCACTTGCAACAAGCGGGTGGGCATGTATCTTGAGGGTTTTGATCCTTTCAACCAGTCCACCTTCAACAGTGTGATGGAGCAGAATTTTAAAAACCGTGACTACCCAGAGGACACAGTGTTCTACATTCCTGAAGATCACAAGCCTGGCACCTTCCCCAAGGCCCTTTCCAACAGCAGTTTCTGTCCCTCGGGAAATAACAGTTCTGTGAACTGGAGGACAGGAAGCTTCCATGGCCCTGGCCATCTCAGCCTGCGTAGGGAAAACAGTAATGACAACCCGAAGGAGCTGAAGAGACGCAATTCATCTAGCTCCATGAGCAGCCGCCTAAGCATCTATGACAACGTGCCAGGCTCCATCCTCTATTCCAGTTCAGGGGACCTGGCCGACCTAGAGAACGAAGACATCTTCCCCGAGCTGGATGACATTCTCTACCATGTAAAGGGGATGCAACGGATAGTGAACCAGTGGTCAGAGAAGTTTTCAGACGAGGGAGACTCCGACTCAGCCCTGGACTCCGTGTCTCCTTGCCCATCATCCCCAAAACAGATACACCTAGATGTGGACAATGACCGAACAACACCTAGTGACCTGGACAGCACAGGGAACTCCCTCAATGAGCCTGAAGAACCCACTGACATCCCAGAAAGAAGGGACTCTGGGGTAGGGGCTTCCCTGACCAGGTGCAACAG GCACAGACTAAGATGGCACAGTTTCCAGAGCTCTCACCGGCCGAGCCTAAACTCCGTATCTCTGCAGATTAACTGCCAGTCTGTGGCCCAGATGAACCTACTGCAAAAATACTCGCTCCTGAAGTTGACAGCTTTGCTGGAGAAGTACACACCTTCCAACAAGCATGGTTTTAGCTG GGCTGTACCGAAGTTCATGAAACGGATCAAAGTTCCAGACTACAAGGACCGGAGTGTTTTTGGAGTCCCGCTGACAGTGAATGTGCAACGCTCAGGACAGCCCTTGCCTCAAAGCATCCAGCAGGCCATGCGCTACCTCCGCAACCACTGTCTGGACCAG gttGGGCTCTTCAGAAAATCTGGTGTCAAATCCCGGATTCAGGCTCTGCGTCAGATGAATGAAAGTACTACAGATTGTGTGAACTACGAAGGGCAGTCTGCTTATGATGTGGCAGACATGTTGAAGCAGTATTTCCGAGATCTTCCTGAGCCACTCATGACGAACAAACTCTCAGAAACCTTTCTACAGATCTACCAAT ATGTGCCCAAGGACCAGCGCCTCCAAGCTATCAAGGCCGCCATTATGCTTCTTCCTGATGAGAACCGGGAGGTTCTCCAGACGCTTCTCTACTTCTTGAGTGACGTCACGGCAGCTGTAAAAGAAAACCAGATGACTCCCACCAACTTGGCCGTGTGCTTGGCCCCTTCTCTCTTCCACCTCAACACTCTGAAGAGAGAGAATTCTTCCCCAAG GGTAATGCAAAGAAAACAGAGTTTGGGTAAACCAGATCAGAAAGATTTGAATGAAAACCTAGCTGCCACTCAAGGATTGGCCCACATGATTGCTGAGTGTAAGAAGCTCTTCCAG GTTCCTGAAGAAATGAGCCGATGCCGTAATTCCTACACTGAGCAAGAGCTGAAACCCCTCACACTAGAGGCATTAGGACACCTGAATAATGATGAATCTGCTGACTACAAACACTTCCTCCAGGACTGTGTGGATGGCCTGTTTAAGGAGGTCAAAGAGAAGTTCAAAGGCTGGGTCAGCTACTCTACTTCTGAACAGGCAGAGCTGTCATATAAAAAG GTGAGTGAAGGCCCTCCTCTAAGGCTGTGGAGATCAACCATTGAAGTCCCTGCTACACCTGAGGAAATCTTGAAGCGCCTACTGAAAGAACAGCACCTTTGGGATGTGGACTTGTTGGATTCCAAAGTGATCGAAATACTGGACAGCCAGACTGAAATTTACCAGTATGTTCAGAATAGCATGGCACCCCACCCTGCTCGGGACTTTGTTGTGTTGAG gacctggagaactaATTTACCCAAGGGAGCCTGTGCCCTCTTACTCACCTCTGTGGACCATGACCGAGCACCCGTGGCTGGAGTCAGGGTTAATGTGCTCCTGTCCAGATACTTGATTGAACCCTGCGGGTCAGGAAAATCCAAACTCACCTACATGTGCAGAGCTGATTTAAG GGGCCACATGCCAGAGTGGTACACAAAATCTTTTGGACACTTGTGCGCAGCTGAAGTAGTGAAGATCCGAGACTCCTTCAGTAATCAGAACACTGAAACCAGGGACACCGAATCCAGGTGA